Sequence from the Hamadaea flava genome:
CCAGCCAGCCGATCCCCCTCGATAGGAGCTCGCTGATGAACGTGGTACGCAGAGTGGCGGCGCTGGTCGCCCTGACGCTCGGCCTGTCGGCGCCCGCGCTGCCGGCGCACGCCGGCGCCAACGGACTGAAATCCGGGATGACGTGGACCGTCACCGGTCAGCAAGACGGCTACGTGCACATTGGAGCCGATGCGCAGACGAATCCCTATTCCGGCGACACCGAGATCGACCATTACCTGCCCGTGCTGTGCCTGCAGGTGGACGGCCGTGCCGCCCCCGCCGGGATCGAATACGACTTCTACAACGGCTGGGCGCAGGGCGCCGTCCGCGCCACCGCCGCCGTCCGTGGTGACGCGCTGAGGTCGACCGACGCCGCCGATGCGTTGTGCGTACGCACCTTCGGCGCGGGCTGGCGGCTGGCCGAGTTCCACGACGGCCGCTACGGCGACGACTTCTCCTCCGGAGGCGGGTGGTCGTTCTGGGCCGCCGCCGGTGGCAATCTGTTGCCGGGTTCGCGGTTCTGGGTGGCGATCAACGACCAGCCGGCCAATCCGTGGGACTCCGAGGGTGCCTGGCCCGATCCCCTGCCGACCGGTACGCAGAACGACCTGATTCTGCGTACGGATCTGAGCGAGATGGTGAACCCGCTGTTGCGGGTGTCGGCCAGCACCAGCTTCCAGAACCTCGTCCGCACGGCGGTCGGCCGGATGTTCGACGGAGACACCAACGCGCTGCTGACCGACGTGATCGCCGAGGCGGAGGCGACCGGGACGGTCGACCCCAACGCCCCGGACTGGCTGGCCGTGAAGGACATCGTGGCGCGGTTCCAGAACATCGACGGGCAGGCGTACCAGCCGCAGATCTTCATCCCGAACTACGAGGAGGGCGTGATCACCGGCAACCCGGTGACGATGGCCGTGCAGGGCACCGACGGCCAGACCGCGCTGCCTGCGTACACCTTGGACGGGTCGGGGCAGGTGGCGGAGCACGCTCCGGTGGACGAGGCGTACACGGAGACCTACGAGGTGTGGCTGCTGACGATCAACGACGGCCTCGGCAACGGCGACGCCGAGACCGCGACCGCCGCCGGCACCACGAGCACCGCGAAGACCTCCAGCACGGCGAGCACGGCTGCCGGGGACGACTCGGCGCGTACCGAGACCGTCATGGGCATCCAGTCGGTGTGCAACCCGACCGGGCTGCGCAACGACCAGGGCATGGAGTTCCTGACCCAGTTCAAGATCGGCTCGCCGGGCTCGGTCGAGTCGTTCTGGCAGGGCGCGCTCGAGGTTCGGCTGATCGTCCTGGGCAAGGGCGGCGTGGAGATCAAGAACGCGTACTGGGGCAAGATCCTGCGCAAGACGGCCAAGCGCGGCAAGGTCGTCAACATGTTCCTCACGACGTGGGATCGCGCCCAGTTCGGCGACTACCTCGCATACAAGTGGGTCGAGGAGGACAGCGGACCGAAGATCGAGATCACCCTCAGCCTGAAGGCGGAGATCAAGCTCAAGCTCAACATCACCGCCGGCCAGGAAGTCAAGATCACGATCGAGGCCAAGAACGACGACATGGGCATCGGCCTGGTCGGTTTCGGCGAGTCCACCTACATCCCGTACAGCACCGGCACCGTGGAGTGGAACGTGTGCAGCATGGGCGGCACCGGTGGCACCGGCGTCGACAACTACGCCAGGCAGGCGACGGTCGCCGCCTCGTCCACCTTCCCGGGCTACGCCCCGGAACGGGTGAACGACGGGTCGGCGGACACCAGCCTCGGCGGCGGCTACAGCTGGGCCAACAGCTACGGCGACGAGAACTACCCCGGTCTGCAGCCGCAGTGGGTCCAGCTCGACTTCGGGGTCAACCGGACAGTCGGCCGGGCGGTCGTCTACACCAGCCAGGGATATCCGATCCGGGACTTCGACATCCAGATCTGGAACGGGTTCGGCTGGGAGACGGTCGGCACACCGGTCCGCGGCAACACGGCCTTGTCGGTGACCGTCACCTTCCCGCAGCGCTCGACTCGGCTGATCCGGGTCCTCGGCTACTCGGGCCCCACGCATCAGCAGGGCTACGTGCGGGTCAATGAATTCGAGGTGTACGCCTCCTGAGCGACCCGATCCGGTTGCTCCTGCAACGGGAGCAACCGGATCTTCGTGTTTCCACCTTGATCCGCTGGGTACGCGATCTTCGCAAGGCCACATGGCAAGGCCAGAAGACGGGGGGTCTTCTGATGATCAGCACGCAAGAGCTGAACCTTTTGGCCGGAGCCAAGGTGTATGACGGAGCCGGCGAGAAGATCGGGTCGGTCGGCCGGGTCTATCTCGACGGTGACGACGGGCACCCGGCTTGGGTCGCCGTGCGTACCGGATGGTTCGGCACGAACGAGAACTTCGTGCCGCTGGACGACCGGAGTCACATCGAGGGTCACAAGCTCCATGTGTCGGCGATGAAGGACGAGGTAAAGCACGCGCCGCAGGTGGAGCGCGACTCCGGGAACCTGAGCGAACGCTCGGCGGCCGAGTTGGACCGGTACTACTACAACCTGCCGGCCGGCAAGTTCGCCGATCGCGGCGGGTCCGCGACGACCGAGCGAGCCGCCGCGTCCGATCAGGCCAGAGCGGTTGGCCAGCATCGGGCGCCGGACCAGCCGCGGACCGATGATCAGGCCCGGCTGGGCAGCGACATGCGGACGGGCGACCAGACCCGGACGGCTGACAAGACCGGCATGGACGACCGGACCGGCATGGCCGGCCGAGCCGGGATGGACGACCGACCTGGGATGGACAGCCGAGCCGGGATGGACAGCCGTGCCGGGATGGACAGCCGTGCCGGGATGGACAACCGTGCCGGGATGGACAACCGAGCCGGAATCGACAACCGCGCCGGGATGGGCGAGAGGTCCAGGAACCTCAACATCACCCGCTACGAGGAGCAGCTGCGGACCGGCAAGCAGGACGTGGAGACCGGCAAGGTCCGCCTGCGCAAGCACGTGGTGACCGAGAACGTGGACATCACGGTCCCGGTCAGCCACGAGGAGGTCCGGGTCGAACGCCACCCGATCGACCAGCCGGGGGCGCAGCGTCCGGGCGCGCAGCCGTTCGCTGAGGAGACCGCCGAGGTGATCCTGCACGAGGAGCGGCCGACCGTCAGCAAGGAGACCGTGCCGGTGGAGCAGGTCGGCCTCGTGACGGAGACCCACACCGAGCAGCGGCACGTGAAGGACACGGTACGCAAGGAGCAGATCGACGTGGAGGACGACCGCTCCGAGCGTGACCGCCGGAGGTAGCCGGCCGGGCTGCGGCTGAGGCTCACCCGAGGATGAGCCGCAGCCCCACGATGGTCATCGTCCCGGCGACCAGGCCGTCCAGTACGCGCCAGGTCGCCGGGCGAGCCAGTTTCGGGGCGAGCCGACGGGCGGCACCGCCCAGTCCGGCGAACCAGACCGCGCTGGCGAGCGCGGCCCCGGCGGCGAACCACCACCGGTGGTTCTCCTGGCTGGCCAGTCCGCCGAGCAGGAGCACGGTGTCCAGGTAGACGTGCGGGTTGAGATAGGTGAAGGCCAGGCACGTCAGCAGGGTGGCGCGCAGTCCCGCGCCACTGCCCGCCGCCGCTTCGAGGAGCCCGGGTCGCAGCATTCGGCGTACCGCCAAGGCGGCATAGGCGAGCAGGAACGCGGCGCCGGACCACCGGATGGCGTCGAGCACTACGGGACGGTCGGCGACCACGGAGCCCAGACCCGCCACCCCGGCCGCGATGAGCAGCGCGTCGGACGCGGCGCAGACCAGGACCACCGGCAGAACGTGCTCACGGCGCAGCCCTTGCCGCAGCACGAAAGCGTTCTGGCTGCCGATGGCGACGATCAGGCCGAGCGAGGCGCCGAATCCGGCGAGCAGCGAGGTGAGCACCCGGCAACCGTAGGAACGCCGCTGCATGCAGTCCAACTAATGTTTCTTAGGCTTGATTAGTATTGCTTAGGTGACCTTGGACTCGGCCCAGCTGCAGACTTTCGCCGCGGTGATCCGTGAGGGCAGCTTCGACGCGGCGGCGCGGGCGCTGAACGTCACCGCGTCGGCGGTGAGCCAGCGGATCAAGGCGTTGGAGCAGACGGCCGGGCAGGTGCTGGTCCGACGGGCCAAGCCCTGTGTGGCCACGGCAGCAGGCGAGCCGTTGCTGCGCCTGGCCGGGCAAGTGGCACTGCTGGAGCGGGAGGCGCTGGACGCGGCCCGGGGCGGCGTGCCGGAGCCGGCCGGCGAGACCTGGACGCGGCTGCCGATCGTGGTCAACGCCGACTCGCTGGCCACCTGGTTCCTGCCCGCGCTGGCGGCGGTTCCGGAGGCTGCGCGATTGCTGTTCGACGTGCACCAGGACGACGAGGACTACACCGCCGAACTGCTGCGCAGCGGCACCGTGATGGCCGCAGTGACGACGCAGAACGTGCCCGTGCAGGGCTGCCGGGTGCAGCGGCTGGGCACCATGCGGTACCTGCCGGTGGTCGCGCCGGGCGTACGGGAGCGGTGGTTTCCCGGCGGCGGCAGCGCGGAGGAGTTCGCGTACGCCCCGATGCTGTTGCTGAACCGCAAGGATCAGCTGCAACACCGATTTCTGCGTACGCTGACACGGCGGTCGCTGGATCCGCCGATCCACTACATCCCGTCGGCGGACGCGTTCAACCGCGCGATCGGGCTCGGGCTCGGCTGGGCGCTGATGCCGGAGCCCTTGGCGACGGCCGAGATCACGGCCGGCCGGGTGCTGCGGCTGCCCGGCCGGCCGGTGAACGTTCCGTTGTACTGGCAGCACTGGAAGCTGGAGTCGGCGGCGCTGACCACCCTGACGACGGCCGTACGCGACGCCGCAGCGACCGCGTTGCGCTGAGACTGCTTGAGGAAACGTTCGGCGCGGTCGGTCTCGATCCGCGCGATGGAGGTCGGCATGCGTCCCCGCGCCCTCCCGGCCCTTCCGCGCGGTGGCCGGCTCGGGACACTCTTTCCGCGCGATCATGAACTTTTGGTCGTGATCGACCGGCGTGTCGCGTCCCGGCGACCCTGATCGTTTCCCGACGGGACTGATCAACTCCCGGACACGGTCGACTCCGGACACGGTCGACTCCGGACACGGTCGACTCCGGACACGGTCGACTCCGGACACGGTCGACTCCGGACACGGTCGACTCCGGGCAGGGACGGCTACGGGCGGGGTCGACTTCGGTCAGGGGAGCCGAACGGACTGGGCGTGGCGGAAGGTGTCCCAACAGCTCCCACCGCGCCTTGACCTGCCGCAGGCGTGGGTAGATCTGCTTGTGGTGAGGCACGACGTTCGCGCCGTCGTGGCCGAGGCGTTCGGCGATGGCCCGGCCGAAGCCCCGGGTTGCCCCGTGACGATCGCGGTCCGTCCGCTGAGACTCATGCGCGATCCCTTCAAGATCGCAGTCAGCCCCAAAATCGCCCAGCGGTCGGCCACCCGACCTCACGTGATCACGCCATCTTTTTGGCTAGTAGGTCTCCAGCGTCGCCACGGCCCCGCTCAGGTCGCCCGATCGCAGCCGCGCCGCCGGGACGGAGACGTACAGCGTGCCGTCGAACGGGAAGGCATCGAGTTTGAGCAGGTGCAGGTGGTCCTCGGCCCAGTAAGGCGACGGCCCCAGCTCCCAACCCGGCCAGCCGAAGGCGGTGTGGCCGTTGACATCGCCCCACTGCTCGTACACCGGGTGCAACTCCATGCCGAGAATGTTCTGCCGGTGCGGACCGCGATCAAGCCGGTTCACCACGTCGTCCCACTGGTCCGGCAGAGTGAGAACGGGGACGGCGTCGACCGCGATCCGCTCGTAGGACTCGGCGGGTTCCGCTGCGGTCCGCTCGACGGCTCGATCCGGGTGGGCGGCGATCACCCGGGCCCAGCCGGGAGAGGTCAGGTCGGCGTCCCACTCGTGCTCGGGGACCGGGTCGTAGACGAAGACGTTCAGCAGACCCGTCCGCCAGGGCACCGGCTCGCCGAGCAGATCGGCGAGCGCGTCGGTGTCCAGAACGGCGGCGAGGCTGAGCGGGACGTCGCGGTGATGCGGCCAGGGCGTGCCGGGGTCCAGCAGAGCCGGGCCGCCAAGGGCGCAGCGCCCAGTCGCCGGCTGTCCGGCCTCAGCCGGCCGCAACTGGAACGCCGGACAGGCCAGGGCCGCCAGCTGGGCGCCGACCGACTCGCCGACCACGTCGGCGCAGAGTCGCGACAGTTCGGCGCGCTTCGCTCGAAGATCCATCCGGGCATTCCAGCACGTACCCCCGACAAACAGCGCGGTCGGCGCATCGCGGTCAGTGGGCATGACGAATCAGCAGGTGTCGACGAAGGAATTCCTGTCCCGCCGCAAGCTGGCCCTTATCGCCCGGAATACACAAGAGCAGTTGTGCAACTGCTCTTGTGTATGTCATGATCTGCTGGTGACTGACAAGATCACCGACTCGAACGTGCTCGCCGCGTTGGCGCACCCGCTGCGCCGGCGCCTGATGGACCTGCTGCGGGCGTACGGGCCGGCCACGGCGAGCGCGCTCGCCGAGCGCACCGGCGAGGCCATCGGCAACGTCAGCCACCATCTGCGCGTACTAGGCACCGCGGGCCTCATCGAGGAGGCCCCGGAGCTGGCCCGCGACAAGCGCGAGCGCTGGTGGCGACGGGTCTCGCCCAACCTCGGCTGGTCCCAGGGCGACTTCGCCGCCGACCCGGCCGCGGCGACCGTCTCGGCCGCGGTCCAGACGATGCTGCTCGACCGGCACTCCGGCGCCGCCCGCGAGTGGCTGGCCACCGAGCACTCCGCCGAACAGGCCGACTGGGTCGACGCGGCGTTCGTCGCCGACCGCTGGATGCTGCTCACCCCCGCCGAACTCGCCCAGCTCGGCCAGGAGATCATCGACGTCCTGCTCCGCTGGGGCACGCGCGAGATCCCCGACGACGGCCACCACCGTGATCCTGTCCTCGTCTTCTCGTACGGAGTTCCCGCACAGCCATGACCGTTACGCTCACCGCTCCCGCCCCCAGTCCCGCCCCCGCCGCCGATCACAAGTCCGACTTCGCCAAGTTCTGGTTCGGCGAGACCGTCAGCAAGATCGGCACCGGTGTCAGCACCGTCGCCCTCCCGCTCGCCGCGATCACGACCCTGCATGCCAGCACCTTCCAGATCGGACTGCTCACCGCCGCCGGCTGGCTGCCGTGGCTGCTGATCGGCCTGCCCGCCGGGGCGTGGGTCGACCGGATGGCCCGGCGCCCCCTGATGATCACCTGCAACCTCGTGTCGTTCGCACTGCTCGTCAGCGTGCCGGTGTCGGCCTGGCTCGGCTGGCTCGGCTTCACTCAGTTGCTCGTCACCGCGCTGCTGCTCGGCACCGCCGCGGTCTTCTTCCAGACTGCGTACCAGGTGTATCTGCCGTCGCTGCTGCCGCCAGCGGAACTGCCCGCCGGTAACGCGAAGATGCACGGCTCCGAGGCGTTCGCCCAAGTCGCCGGGCCCGGCCTGGCCGGGGGCATCACCCAGGTCCTCGGCATCCTCACCGGGCTGCTCGTCAACGCGGCGACGTTCCTCGTCTCGACCGTCTGTCTGCTGCGCATCCGGGCCCGCGAGGTGGTCGCGCCGGTCCCCCGCGACTCCAGCCTCACCCGCGACATTCGCGAAGGTCTGCGCTTCGTCGTCCGCGACCCGTATCTGCGGGTGTTCTCCGCCTTCGGGGCCGCCTTCAACCTCGCCTTCATCGCGTACCAGGCGGTTCTCGTGGTCTTCCTCGTCCGGGAGGTCGGCGTCGACAGCGCACGCGTCGGCGTACTGCTGATGGGGATGAGCGCCGGAGCGGTCCTCGGCGCGTGGGCGGCCACCCGGATCTCCCGCCGCTTCGGCAGCGCCCACGGCCTGCTGCTCGCAGTCTTCGGCACCGCACCGTTCGCGGTGCTGATTCCGCTGACCGCACCAGGCTGGCGGCTGATCCTCCCGGTGATCGGCGGCGCGATGGTCGGCGCGGGCACCGCCGTCAGCAACGTGATCCGGGGCAGTTTCCGCCAGCTCTACACACCCCGGCCGCTGCTGGGCCGGGTGAGTGTCAGCATGATGTTCCTCAACTTCGGCACGATCCCCCTCGGCGGGATCATCGGCGGCGCGCTCGGCCAGTGGATCGGCGTACGTCCCACGGTGTGGATCATGGCGGTGACGGTGGCCTGCTCGCCGCTGTTTCTCCTGATCGGACCGTTGAAGCGATCCCGAGACCTCCCCGCCGCATAACCCGCGCCGGTTCAGCCAGCTCGGCCCGCATGGGGCCGAGCTGACCGGGATCCTGTTACGACGGTCGCGCTGACGTCTACTGCTGCGGCGGCGTCTGCGGCCAACCGGCCGGCGGCGACGCCGGTGCGGGCGGCGGTGCGTACGCCCCGTAGGCCGGTGGCTGGGCCTGCGGCGGGACGGGCTGGCCCGGCCAGGCGCCGACCGGCGGCACAGCCGGCGGCTTCGGCCCGGTCGCCCCGACGCGGGGCAGCACCAGCGCGGCGATCAGCAGCACGATGCCGAGGTCGAACACGATCCGGCTGGCCGCCCACACGAACTCGTTCGACCCGGTGACCACTTCGAAGTCCTGCAGCAGCCAGTACAGGTCGGCCAGGCCGATGCAGGCGAGACCGGCGACCGCTGCGAGCGTCGAGAGCAGGCCGTTCTTGCGGACGCGAAGCAGGACCGCGACGGCGCCGAGGAACGCCAGCACGAGGACGAAGCTGTCGTCGATCTTCGCGAAGGTGGTGTAGAACTCCAGATCCGCGGCGGCGAGCGGGGTGGCGGCGAGAGACATGGCCCTGAACCTATCCGATCCGGGGGAATGCCGGTACCGCCGTCTCCCCCGCGCACTGGGCGAGCAGGCGGGCGGCCCCGTCGGGCAGGAACGGGGTGAGTTCAGTGGCGATCAGCCGGCAGGCGGACAGCAGGTCGGCCAGCACGGCGCTCTTGGCCGCCGAGTCCCGGTCGCCGAGCTGCCACGGCCGGGTCGCGTCGATGTGCCGGTTGGCCTGCTCGACGGCCGAGCAGAGGGCGCCGGTGGCCGTCCGGAAGTCGCCGACCCCGAGCGCCCGACTCACCTGTTCCGGCAGTACGCCGAGCGCTGCGGTCAACGGTCCACCGGCCCCACCCGATGGGGTCGCGCCGAAGTGCTTGCGTACCAATGTGGTGGTGCGATGGATGAGGTTGCCCAGACCGTTGGCGAGATCGCGGTCGGCCCGGTCGATCAGCCGGGTGGTTGTGAAGTCGGTGTCGCCCAGCCGGGCGACGTCGCGCAGCAGCCACCACCGCACGGCGTCGGAGCCGTAACGGTCGATCAGCCGCAGCGGGTCCACGGTGGTGCCCGCGCTCTTACTGATCTTCGCCCCGTTCAGGGTGAGATAGTCGTGGACGAGGATGGTGGTGGGCAGCGGCTGGCCGGCCGACAGCAGCAGAGCCAGCCAGTAGACGGCGTGGAACCGCACGATGCCCTTGCCGATGACATGGATGCGCTCGTCGGACTCCGCCCACCAGCGCCGGTACCGCTCGGATTCGTAGCCGAGCGCGGTGACGTAGTTGCCGAGCGCGTCCCACCAGACGTAGACGGTCTGGCTGGGATCGCCGGGCACCGGGATGCCCCAGCCGCCGGAGCGGGCCGCCGGTCGCGAGACGCTGATGTCGGACAGGCCGCCGCGCAGGAAGGCGAGCACCTCGTTGCGCCGGGCCGCCGGTTCGACACGGACACGGCCGGACTCGATGGCCGCGAGCACCTCGTCCTGATAGCGGGACAGGCGGAAGAACCAGTTCGACTCGGTCACTGGCTCCGGCGCGACGCCGTGCTCGGGGCAGACGCCGTCCACCAGGTCCGCCTGAGCGTAGAACTGCTCGCAGCCCCCACAGTAGAGGCCGGAGTACGAGCGGCGGTAGAAGTCGCCCCGGGCGGCGCACGCCGCCCACAACCGGGCGACGCCGTCGAGGTGCCGCTCGTCGGCGCTGGTCCGCACGAAGTCGTCGAACGCGACCTGCAACGGTTTGGCGAGCGCGGCGAATCTGGCGGCGTTGCCGTCGACGAACGTACGCGTGTCCACCCCGGCGGCGCGGGCGGCCACCACGTTCTTCAAGGCGTTGTCGTCGGTGCCGGTCAGCAGCCGCGCCTCGTGCCCGGCTCGGCGCGCGTGCCGGGCCAGGACGTCGGCCTGCACCAGTTCGAGGGCGTACCCGAGATGCGGTTCGGCGTTGACGTAGGGAATGGCGGTGGTGACATAGCGGCGTCCCATGGCGGGTCCTTTCACCCTGACCCGCGTACGCCGAGCTACCCCGCCGCCGCGGGGTCTCTCGTCGGATGTGTCAGCGCACGACCGATGGCCCCGGGAAGGGGCCCATCATGCGTACGGTCGGCGCTGGCTGCATGCCCGCATCGTGGCACGCCGCCCGATGCGCCGTCATCCGGTTTTCGGTCCTCTGGCGCTCAGGACGGATAGTCCAGCACGAGATACTCGTACTCGCCGAAGTCGACGACCTTGTCCCGGTCGCGGTCGACGAACACCGTCAGATACACGTCGCCGGTCGCGCCCGGGGCTTCCCGCCGCGCAGCGATGGTGGAGATGTAGATCTGCCCGAGGTCGGTCGAGTACGGCTGGATGCGGGTGTCCACGAAGTAGTTGTTGCGGACGTCGACCAGGTTGAGGCGGCCGCTGCTGTAATCGGAGTCGGCCATGCCCATGCCCGGCGCGAACTGCTCGGTGTCGGCGACCGCCAGGCCGTCGCGAAGATTGAAGATGGTGGGATCGGTGAAGGCGCAGATTTGGACGGCCAGATCCTTCGGCGGACGCGGGAACCGCAAGAAGAACGGCTCGTCCCGCATCGTCACGTAGACCGTCTCGACGGTGCCTCGGTCGACGCGCATCGGACTGAGCTGCTGGCCCTGCCAGAATTCCAGGCCGAGACGGGGCGTACGCGCCACTTCGGACGGCGGCGTGGGACTCGGGCTCGGGCTGTCGCTCGGACTGAGGCTCGGACCGGCGCTGGACGCGGCCGGCGACGGCGCGGCCTCCGGCTGTTGCGGCCAGCGCCAGGCGGCCACCGTCACCACCAGCGCGACGAGTCCGAACAGGGTCGCGATCGCCGTCATGACTCCCGCGAGCGAGTTCCACCATTGCAGGTTGCCGAACCGCACCGCCAGCTCCCATCGCTTCGGACACACCGAGTGTCACGGCTGCGGCGTACGCCGGGAAACGGCTGAACGGCCGGTGGCGGCTCGCGTACCGTCGCGCCCGGTCGGCGATCAGCCGGAAACGGCGTACCCGCGGAGGAACGCCTGGACCCCGGCGGTGACGACGCGGTCGATCTCGGCCTGGTCGGGCAGTTGGCCGTTGCCCGCGAAGAGCACGCGGTTCCACGGGATCGACAGGACCAGCCAGCAGAAGTGGTACGCGGCCAGGACCGGGTCGGCGGCCCGCAGCCGGCCGCGCCGGGTGAGGACGGCGAAGGTCTGGCCGAGCGCGCCAGCGACCCGTTCCGGTCCGCCTTCGTAGAAGGTGTGCCCGAGTGCCGGGAAGCGGTCGGCTTCGGCGATGACCAGCCGGCGCAGCCGCATCACGTTGGGCTGCATGAGGAAGCCGACCAGGCCGCCGGCGAGGTCGGTGAGGTCGCGTTCGAGGTCCGCCGAGTCGGCCAGCCGGGCCACCCGGTCCCGGACGAGCTGGTCCACCTGGCCGACCGAGCCCAGCACCAGCTCCGCGAACAGCTTCTCCTTGCTCGCGAAGTGCTTGTAGACGGTTTGCTTCGAGACCGCGGCGCGGGCGGCGACCTCGTCCATGCTGGCTCCGACGTAGCCGTTGGCCAGGAACACGCCCGCCGCCGCCTCCAAGATCGCGTTTCGCTTCGCCGTCGGACGGTCGGTCACGTCAGTACTGTACCGTCTAGTTCTGCCGCATCCGTGGCACGGGAGGGGACAACATGTCGTTCCAGGCGTACCTCGACAACATCGAGGACAAGACCGGGCTGACCCCGCGGCAGCTCATCGCGCTGGCCCAGGAGAAGGGCTTCGACGCACCGGGTACCAAGGCCGGGGTGATCGTCGACTGGCTCAAGGCGGACTACGACCTCGGGCGCGGTCACGCGATGGCGATCGTGCACATCGTCAAGAACGGCGACAAGGTGGGCGGGCGCGACGCCGGCGAAGGCGAGAAGCTGTGGCTCGACGGCAAGGCGACCAAGCCCGCCTGAACGAGCCGCGCCTGGTGCGTGGTTGGGCTACCTTGGCGTGATGGGACTGAGCCGCCGTCACCTGCTGACCGCGGCGGGCCTGAGCTTGTCCGCCGCCGCCTGCGGCTCGAACGGCGCGCCCGCGGGATCCCCCACGGCCACCACACCCGGTCCGGCCAGCCCCACGCCGACCGCCACCGGGCTTGACGAGACCGCGCTGCGGCGTAAGGTCGCCAGCCTGCTGGTGGTCGGTTTTCGCGGCCAGACCGTCAGCCCCGACGACTGGATCGTCAAGGCGATCCGGGGGCAGCACATCGGCGGCGTCATCCTGTTCGACACCGACCAGCTGACCGGCCAGCCCCGCAACATCACCTCACCGGAACAGGTCACGAAGCTCGTGACCTCGCTGCGGGAGGCCGCGCCGGGACCGCTCATCGTCTCGATCGACCAGGAGGGCGGGCGGATCTCCCGCCTCAACCCCGGCAACGGCTTCCCCGCCAGCCAGTCGCAGGCCCAGGTCGGCGCGATCAACCAGGCCGCGCACACCACGGCCTGGGCCCAGGGAATGGTACGCAGCCTGACGTCGGTCGGCGTGACGATGAACTACGCACCCGTCGTCGACCTGGCCACGAACCCGAACAACCCCGCGATCGCCAAGCTCGGCCGCAGTTTCTCCGCCGACGCCGACGTGGTGGTCGCCAACGCCACCGAGGAGATCAAGGTCCACCGAGCGAGCAAGATCAAGACCTCGATCAAGCACTTCCCCGGGTTCGGCAGCGCGACCGGCAACACCGACTTCGACGTCGTCGACGTCACCGGCACCTGGAAACGCAGCGACCTGGTCCCGTTCCAGCGGCTCATCGCCGCCGGCACCGCCGACTCGGTGCTCGTCGCCCATCTGCTCAACCGGCAGCTCGACCCGGACAAGCCGATGTCATTGTCCCGCAAGGCGGTCAACGATCTCCTGCGCGGTGACCTCGGCTGGACCGGGCCGGTCGTCAGCGACGACATGCAGGCCAAGGGCATCACCGCCAAGTACGGCACAGACGAGGCGTTCACCCTGGCCGTCCAGGCCGGCGTCGACCTCCTCGTGTACGCCAATCAGCAGGTCTACAACCCGCGAATCGTCACCGAGATCCTCGACGTGGCGGTGAACCGGGTCAAGCGCGGCGACCTGACGATGGCGCAGATCGACGCGGCGGTGGCCCGGGTCGACACGCTGCGCCCCTGAGCCCCGGTCAGTCTTCCGGCGGCATGATCTCGACGGGGACTCAGCCCTCCGGCGCGATGATCTCGACGAGGACCGGGCCGACCCGCAGGACGCCGTCGGTCAGCGGCGTACACCGGATGCCGCCTCTGCCCCGCAACTGCTCCCGGGCGCCCGGCCCGATCGTCACGTCCATCCAGGCACACGGGTTGGCCGGGCGGTTCACCCGGAGGCGTACCGGGCCGTCACCGCTGTCCAGCACCAGGATCGAGCCCACCAGGTCGTCGACGGCCACCCCGGCGAGCAGGACGTTACGGCGTACGTGGGTCAGGTCGGCGCCGGGCGGCAGCGAGTCCTGCGCGATCACGGTCACGGCGGCGTCGAGGTGCGCCCGATGCCCGAAATAGCGGTCACCGACGATGCCGAGACCGGCGCGCAGGCGTACTTCGGCGACCAGTTCGCCGGCCGGAGCGGGGACCGGCCCGTCCTGAGGCCGTCC
This genomic interval carries:
- a CDS encoding molybdenum cofactor biosysynthesis protein → MPEIVQLLASPVHRFEGRPQDGPVPAPAGELVAEVRLRAGLGIVGDRYFGHRAHLDAAVTVIAQDSLPPGADLTHVRRNVLLAGVAVDDLVGSILVLDSGDGPVRLRVNRPANPCAWMDVTIGPGAREQLRGRGGIRCTPLTDGVLRVGPVLVEIIAPEG